In Phycodurus eques isolate BA_2022a chromosome 10, UOR_Pequ_1.1, whole genome shotgun sequence, a genomic segment contains:
- the LOC133408645 gene encoding RNA-binding protein 39-like isoform X3, producing the protein MGDSDPVFLSCQSVCVVRPSAFCLSSVCSSLFFQLACCLSFICLSIFGILHVLAFLSVCMSSPVHPSVCPRRLTFNSGPRHRVVIGRRPIRKKRSRSRERKRSKSRERKRSRSRERKRSREKRRSRSRERRRSRERGGRYRDYHKTRKRSRSRSPIRREKSPIRREKSPIRREKSPNKSVLTRLPVDNLTPEERDARTVFCMQLAARIRPRDLEDFFSAVGKVRDVRMISDRNSRRSKGIAYIEFVEASSVPLAIGLTGQRLLGVPIIVQASQAEKNRAAAAAAAANNLQKGSSGPMRLYIGSLHFNITEEMLRGIFEPFGRIEGIQLMMDSETGRSKGYGFITFADAECAKKALEQLNGFELAGRPMKVGHVTERSDGSAAASLLDSDELERTGIDLGTTGRLQLMARLAEGTGLQIPPAAQQALQMSGAIAIGAMAAVSAAMNPSMNLNMNPPALNLPSQPLATHCFQLSNMFNPSSEEHPGWEVDIQHDVIEECNKHGGVVHIYVDKNSTEGNVYVKCPSIPAAMAAVSALHGRYFAGKMIKAAYVPLPAYHNLFPDAATATQLLVPPPRR; encoded by the exons ATGGGGGATTCGGATCCTGTCTTCCTTTCCTGTCAATCTGTCTGTGTTGTCCGTCCGTCTGCATTTTGTCTGTCCTCTGTCTGCTCGTCTTTGTTCTTCCAGTTGGCCTGCTGTCTGTCCTTCATTTGTTTGTCTATCTTCGGCATCCTACATGTCCTGGCTttcttgtctgtctgcatgtccTCTCCCGTCCATCCGTCTGTCTGTCCTCGCCGTCTCACCTTTAACAGCGGTCCTCGCCACCGTGTTGTGATTGGCCGCCGCCCCATCAGGAAGAAGCGGAGCCGCAGCCGCGAGAGGAAGCGCAGCAAGAGTCGAGAGAGGAAGCGGAGTCGCAGCCGCGAGCGCAAACGCAGCCGCGAGAAGCGGCGCAGTCGCAGCCGAGAACGGCGGCGTAGTCGCGAGAGGGGCGGCCGCTACAGAGACTATCACAAGAC GCGGAAGCGGTCGAGGAGCAGGAGTCCCATAAGGAGAGAGAAGAGTCCCATCAGAAGAGAGAAAAGTCCCATCAGACGGGAGAAGAGTCCCAACAAGTCAGTCTTGACGAG GTTGCCGGTCGACAATTTGACTCCAGAGGAGCGAGATGCCAGGACCGTCTTCTGCATGCAACTGGCTGCCCGCATTCGCCCTCGAGATCTGGAGGACTTCTTCTCTGCTGTGGGGAAG GTTCGAGACGTGAGGATGATCTCAGACAGGAATTCGCGCCGCTCGAAGGGCATCGCTTACATCGAGTTTGTGGAGGCCAGCTCGGTTCCTCTCGCCATCGGGCTGACGGGACAAAGGCTGCTGGGAGTTCCCATCATCGTGCAGGCCTCGCAG GCCGAGAAGAACCGAGCGGCCGCGGCGGCGGCCGCCGCCAACAACCTTCAAAAAGGATCGTCGGGACCCATGAGGCTTTACATCGGCTCGCTGCACTTCAACATCACCGAGGAGATGCTGAGAGGAATCTTCGAGCCCTTCGGAAGG ATCGAAGGCATCCAGCTGATGATGGACAGCGAGACGGGGCGGTCCAAAGGATACGGCTTCATCACG TTTGCAGACGCCGAGTGCGCCAAGAAAGCTCTGGAACAGCTCAACGGCTTCGAGCTGGCGGGTCGGCCCATGAAGGTGGGTCACGTGACGGAGCGCAGCGACGGGTCTGCCGCCGCCTCTCTGCTGGACAGCGACGAGCTGGAGCGCACCGGCATCGACCTCGGGACCACCGGGCGGCTGCAGCTCATGGCTCGTCTCGCCGAGG GGACTGGTCTGCAGATCCCTCCAGCTGCCCAGCAAGCGCTGCAGATGAGCGGCGCCATCGCCATCGGCGCCATGGCCGCCGTCTCGG ctgcCATGAATCCATCCATGAACCTCAACATGAACCCGCCGGCCCTCAACCTTCCGTCTCAGCCGCTGGCCACACACTGTTTCCAACTCTCCAATATGTTCAACCCCAGCAG TGAGGAGCATCCCGGCTGGGAGGTGGACATCCAGCACGATGTCATCGAGGAGTGCAACAAACATGGTGGCGTGGTTCACATCTACGTGGACAAGAACTCAACGGAG GGCAACGTGTATGTCAAGTGTCCGTCCATCCCCGCTGCCATGGCGGCCGTCAGCGCTCTTCACGGACGATACTTTGCAG GCAAGATGATCAAGGCGGCATACGTGCCGCTTCCCGCCTACCACAACTTGTTCCCGGACGCCGCCACCGCCACGCAGCTGCTGGTCCCGCCCCCGCGGCGATGA
- the LOC133408645 gene encoding RNA-binding protein 39-like isoform X4 — MVEDPQIQLACCLSFICLSIFGILHVLAFLSVCMSSPVHPSVCPRRLTFNSGPRHRVVIGRRPIRKKRSRSRERKRSKSRERKRSRSRERKRSREKRRSRSRERRRSRERGGRYRDYHKTRKRSRSRSPIRREKSPIRREKSPIRREKSPNKSVLTRLPVDNLTPEERDARTVFCMQLAARIRPRDLEDFFSAVGKVRDVRMISDRNSRRSKGIAYIEFVEASSVPLAIGLTGQRLLGVPIIVQASQAEKNRAAAAAAAANNLQKGSSGPMRLYIGSLHFNITEEMLRGIFEPFGRIEGIQLMMDSETGRSKGYGFITFADAECAKKALEQLNGFELAGRPMKVGHVTERSDGSAAASLLDSDELERTGIDLGTTGRLQLMARLAEGTGLQIPPAAQQALQMSGAIAIGAMAAVSAAMNPSMNLNMNPPALNLPSQPLATHCFQLSNMFNPSSEEHPGWEVDIQHDVIEECNKHGGVVHIYVDKNSTEGNVYVKCPSIPAAMAAVSALHGRYFAGKMIKAAYVPLPAYHNLFPDAATATQLLVPPPRR, encoded by the exons atggtggaggatccccaaatccag TTGGCCTGCTGTCTGTCCTTCATTTGTTTGTCTATCTTCGGCATCCTACATGTCCTGGCTttcttgtctgtctgcatgtccTCTCCCGTCCATCCGTCTGTCTGTCCTCGCCGTCTCACCTTTAACAGCGGTCCTCGCCACCGTGTTGTGATTGGCCGCCGCCCCATCAGGAAGAAGCGGAGCCGCAGCCGCGAGAGGAAGCGCAGCAAGAGTCGAGAGAGGAAGCGGAGTCGCAGCCGCGAGCGCAAACGCAGCCGCGAGAAGCGGCGCAGTCGCAGCCGAGAACGGCGGCGTAGTCGCGAGAGGGGCGGCCGCTACAGAGACTATCACAAGAC GCGGAAGCGGTCGAGGAGCAGGAGTCCCATAAGGAGAGAGAAGAGTCCCATCAGAAGAGAGAAAAGTCCCATCAGACGGGAGAAGAGTCCCAACAAGTCAGTCTTGACGAG GTTGCCGGTCGACAATTTGACTCCAGAGGAGCGAGATGCCAGGACCGTCTTCTGCATGCAACTGGCTGCCCGCATTCGCCCTCGAGATCTGGAGGACTTCTTCTCTGCTGTGGGGAAG GTTCGAGACGTGAGGATGATCTCAGACAGGAATTCGCGCCGCTCGAAGGGCATCGCTTACATCGAGTTTGTGGAGGCCAGCTCGGTTCCTCTCGCCATCGGGCTGACGGGACAAAGGCTGCTGGGAGTTCCCATCATCGTGCAGGCCTCGCAG GCCGAGAAGAACCGAGCGGCCGCGGCGGCGGCCGCCGCCAACAACCTTCAAAAAGGATCGTCGGGACCCATGAGGCTTTACATCGGCTCGCTGCACTTCAACATCACCGAGGAGATGCTGAGAGGAATCTTCGAGCCCTTCGGAAGG ATCGAAGGCATCCAGCTGATGATGGACAGCGAGACGGGGCGGTCCAAAGGATACGGCTTCATCACG TTTGCAGACGCCGAGTGCGCCAAGAAAGCTCTGGAACAGCTCAACGGCTTCGAGCTGGCGGGTCGGCCCATGAAGGTGGGTCACGTGACGGAGCGCAGCGACGGGTCTGCCGCCGCCTCTCTGCTGGACAGCGACGAGCTGGAGCGCACCGGCATCGACCTCGGGACCACCGGGCGGCTGCAGCTCATGGCTCGTCTCGCCGAGG GGACTGGTCTGCAGATCCCTCCAGCTGCCCAGCAAGCGCTGCAGATGAGCGGCGCCATCGCCATCGGCGCCATGGCCGCCGTCTCGG ctgcCATGAATCCATCCATGAACCTCAACATGAACCCGCCGGCCCTCAACCTTCCGTCTCAGCCGCTGGCCACACACTGTTTCCAACTCTCCAATATGTTCAACCCCAGCAG TGAGGAGCATCCCGGCTGGGAGGTGGACATCCAGCACGATGTCATCGAGGAGTGCAACAAACATGGTGGCGTGGTTCACATCTACGTGGACAAGAACTCAACGGAG GGCAACGTGTATGTCAAGTGTCCGTCCATCCCCGCTGCCATGGCGGCCGTCAGCGCTCTTCACGGACGATACTTTGCAG GCAAGATGATCAAGGCGGCATACGTGCCGCTTCCCGCCTACCACAACTTGTTCCCGGACGCCGCCACCGCCACGCAGCTGCTGGTCCCGCCCCCGCGGCGATGA